A stretch of the Malus sylvestris chromosome 10, drMalSylv7.2, whole genome shotgun sequence genome encodes the following:
- the LOC126585260 gene encoding uncharacterized protein LOC126585260: MSQAAREEKLRSPEVSSPLTRETSLSPPQINPLEVGVSVPLPSQGSPLKSLISPSALKATLSSQFDPSTGVMLHFVDKDSKLPSPLYEPPQPSVAICDEPIVPKIPVTSGVAVL, encoded by the exons ATGAGTCAGGCTGCAAGAGAGGAAAAGCTCCGTTCGCCAGAGGTCTCTTCGCCACTTACTCGAGAAACAAGCCTCTCTCCTCCCCAGATTAATCCTTTAGAG GTCGGGGTATCTGTCCCCTTGCCTAGTCAAGGTTCTCCTTTGAAGTCTTTGATTTCTCCTTCTGCCCTGAAGGCAACTCTatcttctcaatttgatccatccACAGGAGTTATGTTGCACTTTGTGGATAAGGACAGTAAGTTG CCTTCTCCATTATATGAACCACCCCAACCGTCAGTGGCAATATGTGATGAACCTATAGTCCCTAAGATTCCTGTGACCTCAGGGGTAGCGGTTTTGTAG